Sequence from the Streptomyces sp. R33 genome:
CGATCGGGGTGCCGCGGGAGGTGATCGCGACCCAGCCGGTGCCGGCGACCTGCACGTTGAACAGGCCCTGGCCGGCGAACTTGGCCATGCCCTTGACCCGTTCGACGCCCCACTGGAGGTGGGCGTCGAAGGCGAGCAGGTTGGTGCCGTTGACCGACAGCGCGTCGTTGTTGAGGTTGATCACGACGACGTCGGCGCCGTAGTCGGCGAGGTAGAGCAGGCCGTCGCCGGTGCACTTCATCAGCGGGGCGCCCTCGCCCGTGAGCCACTGCGAGGCCATCTGGCGCAGGGCCGGCGGATTCGGCTCGTACTGGACGAAGCCCTCGTACGCGACCATCGATCCGGTGCGCGCGAAGAGGTCCTGGCCGCTCTGCATGGCGACCTTGAGCATGGCCCGGCCGTGGTTCTCCATGCGGGCCGTGACGGGGGTGGGGGCGTAGCCCGCGAGCTGCTGGTTCATTGCGTTCATGACGGGCTCCCTCAGACCTCGTACGGCTGGACGACGATGAAGTTGCCGGGAGCGCCGCGGAACTGGAGGTTCACGGTCTCCCCGCTGTGGCCGGGGTAGGCGTTGCGCCGCAGCCGGACCTGGCTGGAGACGATCACCTGGGAGGCCGCGGACCACGCGACGATGGCGTTGCTGTCGGCGAAGGTGGTCGGGGTGACGGGCAGCACGACCGGGGTGCCGTGCGTCTTGACGATCACCGTGCCGGAGCCCTGGAACAGCATGGTGAACAGGGCTCCGCCGGGGATGCCGTGGCCCTCGATGCGGCGGACCTCGTGCTGGAGCGACTCGTCGAAGGCGAGGACGCTCTCGGCGGAGACGCAGATCCCGTCGCCCTGGAGCTCGATGGCGTGGAGGTGTGCACCGTTCTCGGCGAGGAAGACCTGGCCGCGGCCGCTGCAGCGCATCAGCTGCATCTCCTGGCCGGTGGCGTTGCCGACGATGCGGCCGGCGAAGCCCGCGCCCTTGTAACTGAAGTCGACCTTGCCCTGGTAGAGGACCATGCTGCCCTGGCGGGCGAGGACGGGCTGGCCGCCCATCGCCAGGTCGACCCGCATGAGCTGCTGGTTCTGCGCGGTCCAGCGGGTGCCGGTGGGGACTTCCTTGTACGGCTGGAGGGCGGCGGCGAGACCGGCGCCGGCGGCCTGCGGGGCGCCCTGGCCGTAGCCGGGCTGCTGGCCGGGCATCTGCCCGGGCGCCTGGCCGTACGGGGGCGGCTGCTGGCCGGGGACCTGGCCGTAGCCGGGGGGCTGCTGCCCGTACGGCGCGGGGGCCGGGGCCGGCGGCGGGGCCTGGCCCTGGCCGGGCATCTGGCCGTACGAGGGCTGCGGCTGCTGCCCGTACGACGGCGGGGCGGGCGGCTGCGGGGCGTGGGGCGGCTGGCCGTACGGCGCGGGGGCCGGCGGGGTGGTGATCGGGCCGACCATGGTCGGGGCCGTGTGCACCGGGGCGGGCGCGGCCGGCTGCTGGTACTGCGGGGCGGGGGCCGGGGCCGGCTGCGGGACGTGCGGGGGCTGAGGTGCCTGGGGTGCCTGGGGTGCCTGCGGGGCTTGGACCGGGGCTCCGAAGGACGGCGCCGGGGCGGCTGCCTGCGGCGGCGGGGCGAAGCCCGGCGCGGCGCCGGCCTGGGCCTGCGGCTGCTGCTGGACCTGCGCCTCGTCCTCCTCGGCGACCTCGCCGCCGAAGTTCTTGAGCAGGGCGGCGAGTCCGCCGTCGAAGCCCTGGCCGACGGCGGCGAAGCGCCACACGTCCTTGAGGTAGAAGTCGCCGAGCATCACCGCGCGCTCGGTGCTGAACTCCGCGCCCGTGAAGGAATACCGGACGACTTCCTCGCCGCCGGCCACGATCCGGATGTAACCCGGGCCGATCTGCGACATCTGTCCGGCGCCGTCGATCGTGGCGGTGAAGGACAGCTTGTGGATGCTCGCCGGAACGCGGTCCAGCGTCACCCGGAAGGACTCGGTGTCGCCGGCCTGCGTGCCGAGCTGCTGAATGGACTCCTCAGGCGACTTCGGCTGATTGTAGAAGACGAAGTAGCGGTCGTCCGACAACTGCTCGTTGGCGTCGAGTCCGAAGCAGCTGATGTCGAAGGCGAGTCCGGGGCCGGCGATCTGGACACCCACGTACAGATCGGTGCCTGCCGTCAGATCGCTGATCTTGGCCTTGTGACCGCGTTGGAATTCCCTGGCCATACGTAACGACCGTCCCCCATCCCGACAGTGAAATGCGTGCCGCTCAGGCTAGCCGCATCTGCCGACATCCGGCCAAGCCGGTACCGAGCCGGTACATATCGATACGTCCGCGCCCGGCGGTGCGCGGGCGGGGTCATTCCTCGCGGGCCGCCGGGACCTTGGGGAGGCGCTCGGCGGCGACCACTCCCTCGAGGTAGCCGCGGGCCCGCTCGGTGCGGGGGTAGGCCTCGAGCAGTTCCCAGAAGCGGGGGCCGTGGCCGGGCACGAGGAGGTGGGCGAGTTCGTGGAGCAGCACGTAGTCGACGACGTACTCCGGCATCCCCTGGAGGCGGTGCGACAGCCGGATGCTGCCTTCGGCCGGGGTGCAGGAGCCCCAGCGGGTGTTCTGGTTGGTGACCCAGCGCACGGAGCGGGGGCGGGCACGGGCGCTGAAGTACTGCTCGGACAAACGCTCGGCGCGCTCGGTGAGTTCCGCGTCCCCGAGGGTGCGCTTGCTCTCCTGCGCGGCCAGCTTGTCGAGCATGACCCCCACCCATCGCTGTTCCTCGGCCTCGGACATCCGGGCAGGGATGAGGACGACCGTACGGTCACCCTCGCGATAGGCGGATACGGTCCTGCGGCGGCGCGCGCTCCGGCGGACTTCGACGGCGCGCTGCTGTGGGTCGGCGGACACGCCCAAGACCGTACCCGCTCGCCGTGGCGGAAGTCGCCCTGCTCCACGGTTCGAACATGATCGATTCGGAGCCGGTACAGAAACACCCTTTTTCTTCATCTCATATGCCTAATAACCCTTGCCTGTGGACAAATGCGCGCACGGAATGCGGCGGGCGGGCACTCTGCGGGGGAAGGGAAAGAGGCGGAGTTCGTACGAGGGGGGAAAGTCATGTATCCGAAGGTGAAGCCGGCGCTGGCGAGGGCCTG
This genomic interval carries:
- a CDS encoding AIM24 family protein; the encoded protein is MNQQLAGYAPTPVTARMENHGRAMLKVAMQSGQDLFARTGSMVAYEGFVQYEPNPPALRQMASQWLTGEGAPLMKCTGDGLLYLADYGADVVVINLNNDALSVNGTNLLAFDAHLQWGVERVKGMAKFAGQGLFNVQVAGTGWVAITSRGTPIVVDCGRGEDETYVDPDALVAWSPNLKVKGKRSFKASSMIGRGSGEAYQMAFSGQGIVVVQPSEDSTDRLRTRG
- a CDS encoding TerD family protein — its product is MAREFQRGHKAKISDLTAGTDLYVGVQIAGPGLAFDISCFGLDANEQLSDDRYFVFYNQPKSPEESIQQLGTQAGDTESFRVTLDRVPASIHKLSFTATIDGAGQMSQIGPGYIRIVAGGEEVVRYSFTGAEFSTERAVMLGDFYLKDVWRFAAVGQGFDGGLAALLKNFGGEVAEEDEAQVQQQPQAQAGAAPGFAPPPQAAAPAPSFGAPVQAPQAPQAPQAPQPPHVPQPAPAPAPQYQQPAAPAPVHTAPTMVGPITTPPAPAPYGQPPHAPQPPAPPSYGQQPQPSYGQMPGQGQAPPPAPAPAPYGQQPPGYGQVPGQQPPPYGQAPGQMPGQQPGYGQGAPQAAGAGLAAALQPYKEVPTGTRWTAQNQQLMRVDLAMGGQPVLARQGSMVLYQGKVDFSYKGAGFAGRIVGNATGQEMQLMRCSGRGQVFLAENGAHLHAIELQGDGICVSAESVLAFDESLQHEVRRIEGHGIPGGALFTMLFQGSGTVIVKTHGTPVVLPVTPTTFADSNAIVAWSAASQVIVSSQVRLRRNAYPGHSGETVNLQFRGAPGNFIVVQPYEV
- a CDS encoding M48 family metallopeptidase yields the protein MKKKGVSVPAPNRSCSNRGAGRLPPRRAGTVLGVSADPQQRAVEVRRSARRRRTVSAYREGDRTVVLIPARMSEAEEQRWVGVMLDKLAAQESKRTLGDAELTERAERLSEQYFSARARPRSVRWVTNQNTRWGSCTPAEGSIRLSHRLQGMPEYVVDYVLLHELAHLLVPGHGPRFWELLEAYPRTERARGYLEGVVAAERLPKVPAAREE